Proteins found in one Aquibium microcysteis genomic segment:
- a CDS encoding PHA/PHB synthase family protein produces the protein MKSSDGDGPKLAGSSAEQYVIKDPELFARNVARMIESAGKAASAWVNPREKGEVRDSMADPMADMVKTFSRLSEYWLSDPSRALEAQTKLFSGYLDIWSNAIRRMGSDGSAPPAETPAMADKRFRDPEWSTNAFFDFLKQAYLVTTKWANDLVTNAEGLDEHTRHKAEFYVRQVSQAISPSNFILTNPELFRETVASHGENLARGMQMLAEDIAAGKGELKLRQADYTKFEVGRNLATTPGKVIARSDVAEIIQYAPTTRKVLKRPLLICPPWINKFYILDLNPQKSFIAWAVEQGHSVFVISWVNPDERHGRKSWEDYIEEGLKFALDQIEKATGEREVNAIGYCVGGTLLAAALALMAQEGDDRIASATFFTTQVDFTHAGDLKVFVDEDQVAALERAMGEKGYLDGTKMATAFNMLRAGDLIWPYVVNNYMRGKEPMPFDLLYWNADSTRMAAANHSFYLRNCYMNNTLSKGEMMLSGRTVSLKDVTIPVYNLAAKEDHIAPARSVFTGCSFFGGNDVQFVMSGSGHIAGVVNPPVLNKYQYWTGGTPVGSFESWLATAKETPGSWWPHWHAWAAGLDDRLATARRPGARGMPLLGDAPGTYVTVRV, from the coding sequence ATGAAGAGTTCCGACGGAGACGGGCCGAAGCTGGCGGGCTCATCGGCCGAACAATACGTCATCAAGGACCCCGAGCTCTTCGCGCGCAACGTCGCACGCATGATCGAGAGCGCCGGCAAGGCCGCATCCGCGTGGGTCAATCCGCGCGAGAAGGGCGAGGTGCGCGACAGCATGGCCGACCCGATGGCCGACATGGTGAAGACCTTCTCCAGGCTGTCGGAGTACTGGCTGTCCGACCCGTCCCGCGCGCTGGAGGCGCAGACGAAGCTCTTCTCCGGCTATCTGGACATCTGGTCGAACGCGATCCGGCGCATGGGCAGCGACGGCAGCGCCCCGCCCGCCGAGACGCCGGCGATGGCCGACAAGCGCTTCCGCGACCCGGAATGGAGCACCAACGCCTTCTTCGACTTCCTCAAGCAGGCCTATCTCGTCACCACGAAATGGGCGAACGACCTCGTGACGAATGCCGAGGGCCTCGACGAGCACACCCGCCACAAGGCCGAGTTCTACGTCCGGCAGGTGTCGCAGGCGATCTCGCCGTCGAACTTCATCCTGACGAACCCCGAGCTCTTCCGCGAGACGGTCGCCAGCCACGGCGAGAACCTCGCCAGGGGCATGCAGATGCTGGCCGAGGACATCGCCGCCGGAAAGGGCGAACTGAAACTGCGGCAGGCCGACTACACCAAGTTCGAGGTCGGCAGGAACCTCGCCACGACGCCGGGCAAGGTCATCGCCCGCAGCGATGTGGCCGAGATCATCCAGTATGCGCCGACGACACGGAAGGTGCTGAAGCGCCCGCTGCTGATCTGTCCGCCCTGGATCAACAAGTTTTACATCCTCGATCTCAACCCGCAGAAGTCCTTCATCGCCTGGGCCGTCGAGCAGGGCCACAGCGTCTTCGTCATCTCCTGGGTCAATCCCGACGAGCGCCACGGGCGCAAGAGCTGGGAGGATTACATCGAGGAGGGTCTGAAGTTCGCCCTCGACCAGATCGAGAAGGCCACCGGCGAGCGGGAGGTCAACGCCATCGGCTATTGCGTCGGCGGCACGCTGCTGGCCGCAGCGCTGGCCCTGATGGCGCAGGAAGGCGACGACCGGATCGCATCGGCGACCTTCTTCACGACGCAGGTCGACTTCACCCATGCCGGCGACCTCAAGGTGTTCGTCGACGAGGACCAGGTCGCGGCGCTGGAAAGGGCCATGGGGGAGAAGGGCTATCTCGACGGAACCAAGATGGCGACGGCCTTCAACATGCTGCGCGCCGGCGACCTGATCTGGCCCTACGTCGTCAACAACTACATGCGCGGCAAGGAGCCGATGCCGTTCGACCTGCTCTACTGGAACGCCGATTCGACGCGGATGGCGGCGGCGAACCACTCCTTCTACCTGCGCAACTGCTACATGAACAACACGTTGTCGAAGGGCGAGATGATGCTGTCCGGCAGGACGGTCTCGCTGAAGGACGTCACCATCCCTGTCTACAACCTCGCGGCCAAGGAAGACCACATCGCGCCCGCCCGCTCGGTGTTCACGGGGTGCTCCTTCTTCGGCGGCAACGACGTGCAGTTCGTGATGTCCGGGTCGGGACACATCGCCGGGGTGGTCAACCCGCCCGTGCTCAACAAGTACCAGTACTGGACCGGCGGCACGCCGGTGGGAAGCTTCGAGTCCTGGCTGGCGACGGCGAAGGAGACGCCGGGATCCTGGTGGCCGCACTGGCACGCCTGGGCTGCGGGTCTAGATGACCGGCTGGCGACGGCGCGGCGGCCGGGCGCGCGCGGGATGCCGCTCCTGGGCGATGCGCCGGGCACCTACGTCACGGTCCGCGTCTGA
- a CDS encoding LL-diaminopimelate aminotransferase, with translation MEEFHKTRRLPPYVFEQVNRLKASARSQGADIIDLGMGNPDLPTPKSIVDKLCDVVRDPRTHRYSSSRGIPGLRRAQASYYARRFGVKLDPERQVVATLGSKEGFANMAQAITAPGDVVLCPNPTYPIHAFGFIMSGGVIRSMQAEPDDGFIPALERGMRHSIPKPLALILNYPSNPTAHVASLDFYKDVVAFARKNDIIILSDLAYAEIYFDENNPPPSVLQVPGAMDVAVEFTSMSKTFSMPGWRIGFAVGNERLIAALTRVKSYLDYGAFTPIQVAASAALNGDGADIAEVRDVYRRRRDVMVDTFAKAGWAIPAPQATMFAWAPIPEPFKSIGSLEFSKLLVEKADVAVAPGIGFGEHGDDYVRLALVENEHRIRQAARNIKRFLSTAGQTLDNVIPLSARR, from the coding sequence ATGGAAGAGTTCCACAAGACCCGCAGGCTGCCGCCCTACGTCTTCGAGCAGGTGAACCGGCTCAAGGCTTCGGCCCGCTCGCAGGGCGCCGACATCATCGACCTGGGCATGGGCAATCCGGATCTGCCGACGCCGAAGTCGATCGTCGACAAGCTCTGCGACGTCGTCCGCGATCCGCGCACGCACCGCTACTCGTCGTCGCGCGGCATCCCGGGCCTGCGCCGCGCCCAGGCCAGCTACTATGCGCGCCGCTTCGGGGTGAAGCTGGATCCCGAGCGCCAGGTGGTCGCCACGCTCGGCTCGAAGGAGGGTTTCGCCAACATGGCGCAGGCCATCACGGCGCCGGGCGACGTCGTGCTGTGTCCCAACCCGACCTATCCGATCCACGCCTTCGGCTTCATCATGTCTGGCGGCGTGATCCGCTCCATGCAGGCCGAGCCGGATGACGGCTTCATTCCGGCGCTCGAGCGCGGCATGCGTCATTCGATCCCCAAGCCGCTGGCGCTGATCCTCAACTATCCGTCGAACCCCACGGCGCACGTGGCGTCGCTCGACTTCTACAAGGACGTCGTCGCCTTCGCGCGCAAGAACGACATCATCATCCTCTCCGATCTCGCCTATGCCGAGATCTATTTCGACGAGAACAACCCGCCGCCCTCGGTGCTGCAGGTTCCGGGCGCGATGGACGTCGCCGTCGAGTTCACGTCGATGTCGAAGACCTTCTCGATGCCGGGCTGGCGCATCGGCTTTGCCGTCGGCAACGAACGCCTGATCGCGGCGCTGACGCGGGTGAAGTCCTATCTCGACTACGGCGCCTTCACGCCGATCCAGGTGGCGGCGAGTGCGGCCCTCAACGGCGATGGGGCCGACATCGCCGAGGTGCGCGACGTCTATCGCCGCCGCCGCGACGTGATGGTCGACACCTTCGCCAAGGCCGGCTGGGCGATCCCGGCGCCGCAGGCCACCATGTTCGCCTGGGCGCCGATCCCCGAACCCTTCAAGTCGATCGGCTCGCTCGAATTCTCCAAGCTCCTCGTCGAGAAGGCGGACGTCGCCGTCGCGCCGGGCATCGGCTTCGGCGAGCACGGCGACGACTACGTCCGCCTCGCGCTCGTCGAGAACGAGCACCGCATCCGTCAGGCCGCCCGCAACATCAAGCGCTTCCTGTCGACCGCGGGCCAGACGCTCGACAACGTCATACCGCTCAGCGCCCGCCGCTGA
- a CDS encoding homoserine dehydrogenase — translation MGEALRVGIAGLGTVGASVVRVLTEKAGELTRQCGRELRVTAVSARNRGKDRGLALDGVAWFDDPVELARKGDIDVFVELIGGDEGPAKSAVKAALEAGRHVVTANKALLAAHGLSLAEAAEKKGVLLNYEAAVAGGIPVIKTMRESLAGNTISRVFGILNGTCNYILTRMEQEGISFADCLADAQRLGYAEADPTFDIEGHDTAHKLSILTSLAFGTRIAPSAIYMEGISNITQADIRAAGELGYRIKLLGVAQRTESGIEQRVHPTMVPTASVIAQVHGVTNAVAIETDILGELLLSGPGAGGNATASAVIGDIADIAKSRPGFQHGPVFGRPVKELAPYKKAGIRAHAGGYFIRLTVHDRIGVFAAIAKRMADNDISLESIVQHADAGDGADRKTVILVTHETTEAAVRKAVEGITKDGHLIDKAQVIRIERAA, via the coding sequence ATGGGCGAAGCATTGCGTGTCGGGATTGCCGGCCTTGGAACCGTGGGCGCCTCCGTCGTCCGCGTCCTCACCGAAAAGGCCGGCGAACTCACCCGCCAGTGCGGCCGCGAGCTCCGGGTCACAGCCGTCAGCGCGCGAAACCGCGGCAAGGATCGCGGACTTGCGCTCGACGGCGTCGCCTGGTTCGACGATCCCGTGGAACTCGCCCGCAAGGGAGACATCGACGTCTTCGTCGAACTGATCGGCGGCGACGAAGGGCCGGCGAAGTCGGCCGTCAAGGCAGCCCTCGAGGCCGGCCGCCACGTCGTGACGGCCAACAAGGCGTTGCTCGCCGCCCACGGCCTGTCGCTCGCGGAAGCAGCCGAGAAGAAGGGTGTGCTGCTCAACTACGAGGCAGCGGTCGCCGGCGGCATCCCGGTCATCAAGACCATGCGCGAATCGCTCGCCGGAAACACGATCAGCCGCGTCTTCGGCATCCTCAACGGCACCTGCAACTACATCCTCACGCGCATGGAGCAGGAGGGCATCTCGTTTGCGGATTGCCTGGCCGATGCGCAGCGCCTGGGCTACGCGGAGGCCGATCCGACCTTCGACATCGAGGGGCACGACACCGCCCACAAGCTGTCGATCCTGACCAGCCTCGCCTTCGGCACCCGCATTGCGCCGAGCGCCATCTACATGGAAGGCATCTCCAACATCACCCAGGCCGACATCCGTGCGGCAGGCGAGCTCGGCTATCGCATCAAGCTGCTCGGCGTCGCCCAGCGCACGGAGAGCGGCATCGAGCAGCGCGTGCATCCGACGATGGTGCCGACCGCCTCCGTCATCGCGCAGGTCCATGGCGTCACCAACGCGGTGGCGATCGAGACGGACATCCTCGGCGAACTGCTGCTCTCGGGACCCGGTGCCGGCGGCAACGCCACCGCGTCGGCCGTCATCGGCGACATCGCCGACATCGCCAAGAGCCGCCCCGGCTTCCAGCATGGGCCGGTCTTCGGCCGCCCGGTGAAGGAACTGGCGCCCTACAAGAAGGCCGGCATCCGCGCCCATGCCGGCGGCTATTTCATCCGGCTGACGGTCCACGACCGCATCGGCGTCTTCGCCGCCATCGCCAAGCGTATGGCCGACAACGACATTTCGCTCGAATCGATCGTCCAGCACGCCGATGCCGGTGACGGCGCGGATCGCAAGACGGTGATCCTGGTCACTCACGAGACCACCGAGGCCGCCGTGCGCAAGGCCGTCGAGGGCATCACGAAGGACGGACACCTGATCGACAAGGCGCAGGTCATCCGCATCGAGCGGGCCGCCTGA
- the glpX gene encoding class II fructose-bisphosphatase, with translation MAKTVSPGLDRILTLELVRVTERAAVAAARLRGRGDEKAADQVAVDAMRSELNRLPIKGTVVIGEGERDEAPMLYIGEEVGLGDGPDVDIALDPLEGTTICAKNLPNSLAVIAIAEKGSLLYAPDVYMDKIAIGPGYPAGVINLDAPAIENLENVARAKGVKVSEITACILDRPRHARLIEEVRSTGAAIRLIGDGDVAGVIHTTDPDETGIDIYLGIGGAPEGVLAAAALRCIGGQMQGRLQLNTDEKVARAAKMGISDPTKVYQMEEMARGDVLFAATGVTDGNLLAGVKFSRDYIQTHTIVMRSSSLTVREIKAKHQDMDKF, from the coding sequence ATGGCAAAGACCGTATCGCCCGGCCTCGATCGTATCCTGACACTCGAACTCGTCCGCGTGACCGAACGCGCCGCGGTGGCTGCCGCGCGCCTGCGCGGGCGCGGTGACGAGAAGGCGGCCGACCAGGTGGCGGTGGATGCCATGCGCTCCGAACTCAACCGCCTGCCGATCAAGGGCACCGTCGTCATCGGCGAGGGCGAGCGCGACGAGGCGCCGATGCTCTACATCGGCGAGGAAGTGGGGCTCGGCGACGGTCCGGACGTCGACATCGCGCTCGATCCGCTGGAGGGCACGACGATCTGCGCCAAGAACCTGCCGAACTCGCTGGCGGTGATCGCCATCGCCGAGAAGGGCAGCCTGCTCTATGCACCCGACGTCTACATGGACAAGATCGCGATCGGACCGGGCTACCCTGCGGGCGTGATCAATCTCGATGCGCCTGCGATCGAGAACCTGGAAAACGTGGCCAGGGCCAAGGGCGTCAAGGTCTCGGAGATCACCGCCTGCATCCTCGACCGGCCACGCCATGCGCGCCTGATCGAGGAAGTCCGCTCGACCGGCGCGGCGATCCGCCTCATCGGCGACGGCGACGTGGCCGGCGTGATCCACACGACCGATCCGGACGAGACCGGCATCGACATCTATCTCGGCATCGGCGGCGCGCCGGAAGGCGTGCTGGCGGCGGCCGCACTGCGCTGCATCGGCGGCCAGATGCAGGGCCGGCTGCAGCTCAACACCGACGAGAAGGTGGCCCGTGCCGCCAAGATGGGCATCTCGGACCCGACCAAGGTGTACCAGATGGAAGAGATGGCGCGGGGCGACGTGCTCTTTGCCGCCACCGGCGTGACCGACGGCAATCTCCTCGCCGGCGTGAAGTTCTCGCGCGACTACATCCAGACCCACACGATCGTCATGCGCTCGTCGTCGCTCACCGTGCGCGAGATCAAGGCCAAGCACCAGGACATGGACAAGTTCTGA
- a CDS encoding zinc-dependent alcohol dehydrogenase family protein, protein MRAAVLRQYNAELVVETVPDPRCEEDGVVLKVKACGICRSDWHGWVGEHPRVKPGQILGHEYCGEVVEAGPRARWAVGDEVIAPFILACGTCPQCQSGESNTCEDQRLPGFTEAGAYAQYISVPRAHNLARLPESLSPVTAAGLGCRVTTAWHALTGRAALKGGEWLAVHGTGGIGLSCLILGQALGARVIVVDVVPEKLSHALSLGAEAAIDARDGDVAARIIELTGGKGAHVSVEALGIEATTNASIACLRALGRHVQVGMPVGHTAHMQINMNTVYMRNLALYGTRGMPAWRYPSLLGLIEAGRVDVSPLIAREIALSDASAELAAFDGPTPPGVAVIGDFAH, encoded by the coding sequence ATGCGCGCCGCCGTCCTGCGTCAGTACAATGCGGAACTCGTCGTCGAGACCGTGCCCGACCCGCGATGCGAGGAGGATGGGGTCGTGCTGAAGGTCAAGGCCTGCGGCATCTGCCGCTCGGACTGGCACGGCTGGGTGGGCGAGCATCCGCGCGTCAAGCCCGGACAGATCCTCGGGCACGAGTACTGCGGCGAGGTCGTGGAAGCGGGGCCACGCGCGCGCTGGGCCGTCGGAGACGAGGTGATCGCGCCCTTCATCCTGGCCTGCGGCACCTGCCCGCAATGCCAGTCGGGCGAATCCAACACCTGCGAAGACCAGCGACTGCCGGGCTTCACCGAAGCCGGCGCCTATGCGCAGTACATCTCCGTGCCGCGCGCCCACAATCTCGCCCGGCTGCCGGAAAGCCTGTCGCCGGTGACCGCGGCAGGCCTCGGCTGCCGGGTCACGACGGCATGGCACGCGCTGACCGGAAGGGCAGCGCTGAAGGGTGGCGAGTGGCTGGCCGTGCACGGGACCGGCGGCATCGGCCTCTCCTGCCTGATCCTCGGTCAGGCGCTGGGCGCGCGGGTGATCGTGGTCGACGTGGTGCCCGAAAAACTAAGCCACGCCCTCTCGCTCGGCGCCGAGGCGGCGATCGACGCGCGTGACGGCGACGTCGCCGCCCGCATCATCGAGCTGACCGGCGGCAAGGGCGCGCATGTCTCCGTCGAGGCGCTTGGCATCGAGGCGACCACAAATGCCTCCATCGCCTGCCTGCGGGCGCTGGGACGCCACGTGCAGGTGGGCATGCCTGTCGGCCATACGGCGCACATGCAGATCAACATGAACACCGTCTACATGCGCAATCTCGCGCTCTACGGAACGCGCGGCATGCCGGCCTGGCGGTACCCGTCCCTGCTCGGGCTGATCGAGGCCGGCCGCGTCGACGTCAGTCCGCTGATCGCCCGCGAGATCGCGCTCTCCGACGCTTCGGCCGAGCTCGCCGCTTTCGACGGCCCGACCCCGCCCGGCGTCGCGGTGATCGGCGACTTCGCGCATTGA
- the recJ gene encoding single-stranded-DNA-specific exonuclease RecJ, with translation MVGERRTFLDVRRSANGLAWVHRLSERDENVALAISQNHGLPDIVARVLAGRGIDADTAQRFLDPTIRDLLPDPASLTDMEKAAARIAHAVLRGERVAIFGDYDVDGAASSALLKRVLDHYRVPNEIYIPDRIFEGYGPNPDAMRDLVAKGARLIVTVDCGTNSAPSVAAANEAGADVVVLDHHQVGGPLPAAVAIVNPNREDDLSGQGHLCAAGVVFLTLVHVVKILRQRTEAIRPPDLLGLLDLVALATVCDVVPLVGVNRAFVVKGLVAARHMQNPGLAALQRAARIGEPLNTFHLGFLIGPRINAGGRIGDAALGARLLATDDPVQAQSIAETLDRLNQERQAMEKAMLAEARAEADAELMSGKGPAVVVTASEHWHPGIVGLLASRLKDHARRPAFAIAFNANGIGTGSGRSIPGLDLGRLVRGAVERGLLVKGGGHAMAAGITVERAKLGALRAYFEDEAAAAVFRLRDEEKLKIDAALMAEGANLALLDVLERAGPFGAGHAQPLFVLPRHEIVRVRPVGVGHLRVDLRSGSGGNVQAMAFRSAETELGNFLLKQQGRTVHVAGSISANHWNGAKSVQFRLADAALAG, from the coding sequence ATGGTTGGCGAAAGGCGCACATTTCTGGACGTGAGGCGGTCGGCGAACGGGCTCGCATGGGTTCACCGCCTGTCGGAGCGCGACGAGAACGTCGCGCTGGCGATATCGCAGAACCACGGCCTGCCGGACATCGTCGCCCGGGTGCTCGCCGGCCGGGGCATCGACGCGGACACCGCGCAGCGCTTCCTCGACCCGACGATCCGCGACCTGCTGCCCGACCCGGCCTCGCTGACCGACATGGAGAAGGCCGCCGCGCGCATCGCCCATGCCGTCCTGCGGGGCGAACGCGTCGCGATCTTCGGCGACTACGACGTCGACGGCGCAGCCTCGTCGGCCCTGCTGAAGCGGGTGCTCGACCACTACCGGGTGCCGAACGAGATCTACATCCCCGATCGCATCTTCGAGGGCTACGGTCCCAATCCCGACGCCATGCGCGACCTCGTCGCCAAGGGCGCGCGGCTGATCGTGACCGTCGACTGCGGCACCAACAGCGCACCGTCGGTCGCGGCCGCGAACGAAGCCGGCGCCGACGTCGTGGTGCTCGACCACCACCAGGTCGGCGGACCGCTGCCCGCGGCCGTCGCGATCGTCAACCCGAACCGCGAGGACGATCTCTCCGGGCAGGGACACCTCTGCGCTGCTGGCGTGGTGTTCCTCACGCTCGTGCATGTCGTGAAGATCCTGCGGCAACGTACGGAAGCGATTCGTCCTCCGGACCTGCTCGGCCTTCTCGATCTCGTCGCGCTGGCAACCGTCTGCGACGTCGTTCCGCTCGTCGGCGTCAACCGCGCCTTCGTCGTGAAGGGACTTGTCGCGGCGCGGCACATGCAGAATCCGGGCCTGGCTGCGCTGCAGCGTGCCGCCCGGATCGGCGAGCCGCTCAACACCTTCCATCTCGGCTTCCTGATCGGTCCGCGCATCAATGCCGGCGGCCGCATCGGCGACGCCGCCCTCGGGGCGCGGCTGCTCGCCACGGACGATCCGGTTCAGGCGCAGTCGATCGCCGAGACGCTCGACCGGCTGAACCAGGAGCGCCAGGCGATGGAGAAGGCGATGCTGGCGGAGGCCCGCGCGGAAGCGGATGCGGAGCTGATGAGCGGAAAGGGGCCTGCGGTCGTCGTGACGGCGAGCGAGCACTGGCACCCGGGGATCGTCGGCCTACTCGCCTCGCGCCTGAAGGACCACGCCCGCCGCCCCGCTTTCGCCATCGCCTTCAATGCCAACGGTATCGGCACGGGGTCCGGCCGGTCGATCCCGGGTCTCGATCTCGGCCGTCTTGTGCGCGGGGCGGTGGAGCGCGGGCTGCTGGTCAAGGGTGGCGGCCATGCCATGGCGGCGGGCATCACCGTCGAGCGTGCGAAGCTCGGCGCGCTGCGGGCTTATTTCGAGGACGAGGCCGCCGCCGCCGTCTTCCGCCTGCGCGACGAGGAGAAGCTGAAGATCGACGCGGCGCTGATGGCCGAGGGCGCCAATCTCGCCCTGCTCGACGTTCTGGAGCGCGCCGGCCCCTTCGGCGCCGGCCACGCGCAGCCGTTGTTCGTGCTGCCGCGCCACGAGATCGTGCGCGTGCGTCCGGTGGGCGTCGGCCATCTGCGCGTCGACCTGCGGTCGGGGAGCGGCGGAAACGTACAGGCGATGGCATTCCGTTCGGCGGAAACCGAACTCGGCAACTTTCTCCTGAAGCAGCAGGGACGCACCGTTCACGTCGCCGGTTCGATCTCGGCCAACCACTGGAACGGCGCGAAGTCGGTGCAGTTCAGGCTGGCCGACGCTGCGCTCGCCGGGTAG
- a CDS encoding patatin-like phospholipase family protein, producing MLDWAPLRGRQVMRDEAEPPFVPTAEPERPDRNGIALALGGGAARGWAHIGVLRALDEARIPIDMIAGTSIGALVGGCYLAGKLDELEEFARGLTKRRIFGLLDFHIGGSGLLGGIKLTARLKEHMNGLTFADLPRPFVCVAAEIRTGHEIWLSSGSLITAMRASYALPGVFEPVTANKRVLVDGALVNPVPVSVCRAYEQPLVVAVNLHYDLFGRAAVIRHSAGDLLVEKDAQQPTRAESQVREREAKLGITGVMVEAFNIIQDRISRARLAGDPPDMSLQPKLGHIGLTEFHRADEAIRLGYEATVANINELKRLQTVLA from the coding sequence ATGCTCGACTGGGCACCCCTTCGGGGCAGGCAAGTGATGCGTGACGAGGCGGAGCCGCCCTTCGTGCCGACGGCGGAGCCGGAGCGCCCGGATCGGAACGGCATCGCGCTGGCCCTCGGCGGCGGCGCCGCGCGGGGCTGGGCCCACATCGGCGTGCTACGCGCCCTCGACGAAGCCCGCATCCCGATCGACATGATCGCTGGCACCTCCATCGGCGCGCTGGTGGGGGGCTGCTATCTCGCCGGCAAGCTCGACGAGCTCGAGGAATTCGCCCGCGGCCTGACCAAGCGGCGCATATTCGGCCTGCTCGACTTCCACATCGGCGGCTCGGGCCTGCTCGGCGGCATCAAGCTGACCGCGCGGCTGAAGGAGCACATGAACGGACTGACCTTCGCCGACCTGCCGAGGCCCTTCGTCTGCGTGGCGGCCGAAATCCGCACCGGCCACGAGATCTGGCTGTCGAGCGGCAGCCTGATCACCGCCATGCGCGCTTCCTACGCGCTGCCGGGCGTGTTCGAGCCGGTGACGGCCAACAAGCGCGTGCTGGTGGACGGCGCGCTGGTCAATCCGGTTCCCGTCTCGGTCTGCCGCGCCTACGAGCAGCCGCTCGTGGTGGCGGTGAACCTGCACTACGACCTGTTCGGCCGCGCCGCCGTCATCCGGCATTCGGCCGGCGATCTGCTGGTCGAGAAGGACGCGCAGCAACCGACGCGGGCCGAGAGCCAGGTCCGCGAGCGCGAGGCCAAGCTCGGCATCACCGGCGTCATGGTGGAGGCGTTCAACATCATCCAGGACCGCATCTCGCGGGCGCGGCTCGCCGGCGATCCGCCCGACATGTCGCTGCAGCCGAAGCTCGGCCATATCGGGCTGACCGAATTCCATCGGGCCGACGAGGCGATCCGGCTCGGCTACGAGGCGACGGTCGCCAACATCAACGAACTGAAGCGGCTGCAGACGGTGCTGGCGTAG
- the hisI gene encoding phosphoribosyl-AMP cyclohydrolase produces MARIDFSPPPADKAALEEGAAFTPRFDAAGLVTAVVTDAEDGVLLMVAHMNAEALALTLETGIAHYWSRSRNSLWKKGETSGNMQRVVAIKTDCDQDAVWLSVTVEGDRATCHTGRRSCFYRDVALSGGSAVLVPDGSRPLFSPHEVYGKS; encoded by the coding sequence ATGGCCAGGATCGATTTCTCCCCTCCCCCCGCCGACAAGGCCGCGCTCGAGGAAGGCGCGGCCTTCACGCCGCGTTTCGATGCCGCCGGCCTCGTGACCGCCGTCGTGACCGACGCGGAGGACGGCGTGCTGCTGATGGTGGCGCACATGAACGCGGAGGCGCTGGCGCTGACGCTCGAGACCGGCATCGCGCACTACTGGTCCCGCTCCCGCAACAGTCTCTGGAAGAAGGGCGAGACCTCCGGCAACATGCAGCGCGTGGTCGCCATCAAGACCGATTGCGATCAGGATGCGGTCTGGCTCTCGGTCACCGTGGAAGGCGATCGCGCCACCTGCCACACCGGTCGCCGCTCCTGCTTCTATCGGGACGTCGCGCTCTCGGGCGGCAGTGCGGTGCTCGTGCCGGACGGCAGCAGGCCTCTCTTCTCCCCTCACGAAGTATACGGCAAATCGTGA
- the folE gene encoding GTP cyclohydrolase I FolE, whose translation MDAIVKKLETVASNTPLPPAERPSQAEVEAAVNTLLRWIGEDPSREGLVDTPRRVAKAYREMFSGYDKDPAEELGRTFEEVAGFDDMVLIRDITFHSHCEHHMVPIIGRAHVGYLPDGKVVGLSKVARVVEIFAQRLQTQEAMTAQIAASIQDVLNPRGVAVIIEAEHMCMAMRGIRMQGSSTLTSTFTGAFRDHPEEQVRFMTLLRAGARG comes from the coding sequence ATGGATGCCATCGTCAAGAAGCTCGAAACCGTCGCCAGCAACACACCCCTGCCCCCGGCCGAACGGCCGTCGCAGGCGGAGGTCGAGGCGGCCGTCAATACCCTGCTGCGGTGGATCGGCGAGGATCCGTCGCGTGAAGGCCTGGTCGACACGCCCCGCCGCGTCGCCAAGGCCTATCGGGAAATGTTCTCCGGCTACGACAAGGATCCGGCCGAGGAACTCGGCCGCACCTTCGAGGAGGTCGCCGGCTTCGACGACATGGTCCTGATCCGCGACATCACCTTCCATTCGCATTGCGAGCACCACATGGTGCCGATCATCGGCCGGGCGCATGTCGGCTACCTGCCGGACGGCAAGGTGGTGGGCCTGTCGAAGGTCGCGCGCGTGGTGGAGATTTTCGCGCAGCGCCTCCAGACGCAGGAGGCGATGACCGCGCAGATTGCAGCTTCGATCCAGGACGTGCTAAATCCGCGCGGTGTTGCCGTCATCATCGAGGCCGAGCACATGTGCATGGCCATGCGCGGCATCCGCATGCAGGGGTCTTCCACGCTGACCTCGACCTTCACCGGCGCCTTCCGCGACCATCCCGAGGAACAGGTGCGCTTCATGACGTTGCTGCGCGCCGGCGCCAGGGGCTGA
- a CDS encoding iron-sulfur cluster assembly scaffold protein, translating to MIDDVYNAKILGFAGNIPRIGRLADPDATATAHSKLCGSTVTVDLKMQDGVVTDFAHDVKACALGQASSSVMASHVVGATADELRAAREAVRRMLRENGSPPEGRFEDMKYLEPVRDYKARHASTLLTFDAVVDAVGQIERKAADAAA from the coding sequence ATGATCGACGATGTCTACAACGCGAAAATCCTCGGCTTCGCCGGGAACATCCCCCGGATCGGCCGCCTGGCCGACCCGGACGCGACCGCGACCGCCCATTCGAAGCTCTGCGGCTCGACGGTCACGGTCGACCTGAAGATGCAGGACGGGGTCGTCACCGACTTCGCCCACGACGTGAAGGCCTGCGCGCTGGGCCAGGCGTCATCGTCGGTGATGGCGAGCCACGTCGTCGGCGCCACCGCCGACGAACTGCGTGCGGCCCGCGAGGCCGTGCGGCGCATGCTCAGGGAGAACGGCTCTCCGCCCGAAGGCCGCTTCGAGGACATGAAGTATCTTGAGCCGGTGCGCGACTACAAGGCCAGGCACGCCTCGACGCTGCTGACCTTCGACGCCGTCGTCGACGCGGTCGGCCAGATCGAGAGGAAGGCCGCCGACGCGGCGGCCTGA